A window of the Cicer arietinum cultivar CDC Frontier isolate Library 1 chromosome 6, Cicar.CDCFrontier_v2.0, whole genome shotgun sequence genome harbors these coding sequences:
- the LOC101515306 gene encoding uncharacterized protein isoform X3: protein MERENWNENNNNNNKNGYYENQLLCDYDRESLTMPSSLSSSPPRLGYIEHRVSKFDTLVGIAIKYGVEVTDIKRMNSLVTDHQIFALKTVQIPLPGRHPPSTCLSNGSSTPGHDSTHSPPDNTHRELLESFQSVRLKSSDQKVSPAMSSLQGYYGLKVPSNSSENGSSSKNSSMSDRPLSRHRKSKSLVNVILEEIMEKVDTAPAAENWELSSDKWNEKLGQRRQKSEADFTRIPELILREDNSSSGGLPSRTGMGLALRQKAASRTAATIDSESSGLVPVPMTLGDGFQTDYSYGVRKSSSTSCLQDQDNCGSSSIWPSTMWNLKPDLQALSTAAIGKPIFDGLPKPITGRRNKAALD, encoded by the exons TGATCGAGAATCACTTACGATGCCTTCTTCTTTATCTTCATCTCCTCCTAGACTTGGATATATTGAACATCGTGTATCCAAATTTGATACCTTGGTAGGCATTGCAATCAAGTATGGTGTTGAG GTTACAGATATCAAAAGGATGAACAGCCTTGTTACAGACCATCAGATCTTTGCGCTTAAAACTGTTCAAATTCCATTACCTGGAAGGCACCCTCCATCTACTTGTTTATCAAATGGTTCCAGTACTCCTGG GCATGACTCTACTCACAGTCCACCTGATAACACGCACCGTGAACTGCTTGAATCATTCCAGTCCGTAAGATTAAAGTCTTCTGACCAGAAGGTCTCCCCAGCCATGAGCTCATTACAGGGTTATTATGGACTTAAAGTTCCCTCTAATTCCTCAGAAAATGGTTCATCATCCAAGAACTCGTCTATGTCTGACCGACCCCTGAGCCGTCACCGAAAATCCAAAAGTTTGGTCAATGTTATCTTGGAAGAGATTATGGAAAAGGTTGATACTGCACCAGCTGCAGAAAACTGGGAACTTAGCTCTGATAAATGGAATGAGAAACTTGGCCAGAGACGTCAGAAATCTGAAGCTGACTTTACAAGGATACCGGAGTTGATTCTGAGGGAGGATAATAGCAGCAGTGGTGGTCTTCCTTCACGAACAGGAATGGGCTTAGCTCTGAGACAAAAAGCAGCTAGCCGAACTGCCGCAACAATTGATTCTGAATCAAGTGGATTGGTTCCTGTGCCAATGACTTTGGGGGATGGTTTTCAAACTGATTATTCATATGGTGTCAGGAAATCATCCAGTACATCTTGTTTGCAAGATCAAGATAACTGCGGCTCCTCATCCATTTGGCCGTCCACGATGTGGAATTTGAAACCAGATTTACAGGCCCTTTCAACTGCAGCCATTGGAAAACCGATCTTTGATGGCTTGCCTAAGCCGATAACTGGTCGAAGGAATAAAGCTGCACttgattaa